The Glycine soja cultivar W05 chromosome 8, ASM419377v2, whole genome shotgun sequence genome has a window encoding:
- the LOC114422459 gene encoding phosphatidylcholine:diacylglycerol cholinephosphotransferase 1-like: MNGGAEASLNHRRKHQTAPADGAKGVKVANGAMGKPSSSKHSCGASFMKWTVADAVHVVTHHWMPCLFALGLLFFMAVEYTLLMVPPSSPPFDLGFIATRSLHALLESSPNLNTLFAGLNTVFVGMQTSYILWTWLIEGRPRATISALFMFTCRGILGYSTQLPLPQGFLGSGVDFPVGNVSFFLFFSGHVAGSVIASLDMRRMQRWELAWTFDVLNVLQAVRLLGTRGHYTIDLAVGVGAGILFDSLAGKYEDSKRNGALKHNLIA, encoded by the exons ATGAATGGCGGCGCTGAGGCCTCCCTCAATCACAGGCGCAAACATCAAACAGCTCCCGCCGACGGCGCTAAAGGCGTTAAGGTAGCAAACGGAGCCATGGGGAAGCCGTCCTCTTCCAAGCACTCCTGCGGTGCGTCGTTCATGAAATGGACCGTGGCTGACGCTGTCCACGTGGTGACGCACCATTGGATGCCGTGCTTGTTCGCATTGGGGCTTCTCTTCTTCATGGCCGTGGAGTACACGCTTCTCATGGTGCCACCGTCGTCGCCGCCCTTCGACCTTGGCTTCATCGCCACACGCTCCCTCCACGCGCTCCTCGAGTCGTCGCCGAATCTCAACACGCTCTTCGCCGGGCTCAATACG GTGTTTGTGGGGATGCAAACGAGTTATATCTTATGGACGTGGCTGATTGAAGGACGCCCCAGAGCCACAATTTCAGCATTGTTCATGTTCACATGCCGTGGGATTTTAGGCTACTCCACCCAGCTCCCATTGCCTCAG GGGTTTTTGGGCTCGGGTGTGGACTTCCCTGTTGGGAACGtgtcttttttcttgtttttttctgGGCACGTTGCAGGGTCAGTGATTGCTTCATTGGACATGAGGAGGATGCAGAGGTGGGAACTGGCTTGGACTTTTGATGTGCTCAATGTTTTGCAAGCTGTGAGGTTGCTGGGTACAAGAGGCCATTACACTATTGATTTGGCCGTAGGGGTTGGTGCTGGAATTCTCTTTGATTCTTTAGCTGGCAAGTACGAAGATAGCAAAAGGAATGGTGCTCTCAAACACAATTTGATTGCGTGA